The Candidatus Nitrosocosmicus franklandus genome contains a region encoding:
- a CDS encoding DNA-directed RNA polymerase subunit H: protein MSSEKKDIKIVDHIYQPKHEILSKEEAELVFKKFNAKPSQFPYIMSSDKGIQGLGAQPGDVIKITRKSSTAGESVYYRYVVEG from the coding sequence TTGTCTAGTGAAAAAAAAGATATAAAGATTGTTGATCACATTTACCAACCTAAACATGAAATCCTCTCAAAGGAAGAGGCCGAACTTGTTTTTAAGAAATTTAATGCCAAACCTAGTCAATTCCCATATATTATGTCATCTGATAAAGGGATACAAGGCTTAGGAGCGCAACCTGGAGATGTTATCAAAATCACCCGGAAGAGTTCTACAGCAGGTGAAAGTGTATATTACAGATACGTAGTAGAAGGTTGA
- the sepF gene encoding cell division protein SepF, with the protein MPTKNPTNRPIYLKTFTLRDTRDIEEIKKDIERNMIIIIRITPLAQKDVGDLKNVVESLYNSITSLGGDMARLGEERIILTPPDVKIWHGE; encoded by the coding sequence ATGCCCACAAAAAATCCTACAAATAGGCCTATATATTTAAAAACATTTACTCTGCGTGATACAAGGGATATTGAAGAAATTAAAAAAGATATTGAAAGAAATATGATAATTATAATAAGAATTACTCCATTAGCTCAAAAGGATGTGGGCGATCTTAAGAATGTAGTTGAAAGTCTATATAATTCGATTACTTCATTAGGTGGAGATATGGCCAGATTGGGAGAAGAGAGGATAATACTCACACCTCCTGATGTAAAAATTTGGCATGGGGAATAA
- a CDS encoding MBL fold metallo-hydrolase yields the protein MYSRSSEQNPNISDAQSIMATILKNLPRECSLTKIEYEGPRIALHTNNPKFLLENNKILPNIVAQIKKRIVLRIDETLRVEEDKFKKIVEKSLAKKSNISDILFDPALGEAVIFLKKFTEITNIESISDQLTLDTGWKVTFKKAPKMISSIKAINKIAKDTADYRVQFFKKVGEKIFRERMNANYEASLISLGGFAEIGRSAMILSTNESNILIDCGLNNYTDDPLLKFPRFDSIGKKLSDIDAVLLSHAHFDHTGFLPTLFKYGYQGPVYCTEPTAYLMYILFREYVRNNGKFAIYNGIDYEKIFSHIIYLNYNIVTDLTPDIKVTSYNAGHILGSSSFHFHIGNGDHNFVYTGDIKFGKSSYLENAVWNFPRVETLLIECTNGGREDSFMTREEAESKLINEVNQVLKAKKIVLMPTQLIGTSQELLVTLDQFIRQKKIKKCKIYMDEILAEINSIHEFDSEFLNKDLHGNIISDEYNPFRSKSISLISDIEGQELKTGIVIYPSSTLNCHKTFEYLKKIATDPDNLIIFTSKPNETSLARQIIEGKKMLSMGREQIEVRCRIESIYSLNSHSDFNQLNAYISRLRSKLKKIIVNHGERSKVQNLSSYSSKVQNVPTQYMLNQEALKLL from the coding sequence ATGTACTCTAGGTCGTCTGAACAAAATCCCAATATATCCGATGCTCAATCCATTATGGCAACAATACTCAAAAATCTGCCTCGCGAGTGTTCGTTAACCAAAATAGAGTACGAAGGTCCTAGAATAGCTCTGCACACTAATAATCCCAAATTCCTACTTGAGAATAATAAGATCCTTCCGAATATTGTTGCACAAATTAAAAAGAGAATAGTATTGCGAATTGATGAAACGTTAAGGGTTGAGGAAGACAAGTTTAAGAAAATTGTAGAAAAATCTCTAGCGAAAAAGTCTAATATCTCTGACATCCTTTTTGATCCTGCTCTTGGAGAGGCCGTTATTTTCCTAAAAAAGTTCACGGAAATAACGAATATCGAAAGTATATCCGATCAATTAACACTAGATACTGGCTGGAAGGTAACATTCAAGAAAGCTCCTAAAATGATTTCTTCAATAAAGGCTATAAACAAAATAGCTAAGGATACGGCTGACTATAGAGTTCAATTTTTTAAAAAAGTCGGTGAGAAAATTTTTAGGGAAAGAATGAATGCAAATTATGAAGCAAGCTTAATATCATTAGGAGGATTTGCAGAAATCGGTAGATCGGCTATGATATTAAGTACTAATGAAAGTAACATACTTATTGATTGTGGATTGAATAATTATACCGACGATCCATTGCTGAAGTTTCCAAGGTTTGATTCTATTGGAAAGAAACTCTCAGACATTGATGCCGTTTTATTGAGCCATGCTCACTTTGATCATACTGGATTTCTACCCACATTATTTAAATACGGATACCAAGGTCCAGTTTACTGTACTGAACCAACAGCATATCTTATGTATATTTTGTTTAGGGAATACGTTAGAAACAATGGAAAATTTGCAATCTATAATGGTATAGATTATGAAAAGATTTTTTCCCATATAATATATCTGAATTATAATATTGTTACAGATCTTACCCCAGACATTAAAGTGACATCGTATAACGCTGGTCATATACTCGGATCGTCGTCCTTTCACTTCCACATAGGAAATGGTGACCATAATTTTGTATATACAGGCGATATCAAATTTGGAAAGAGCTCGTATTTGGAAAACGCTGTTTGGAATTTTCCTAGAGTAGAAACATTGTTAATAGAGTGTACCAACGGTGGCAGGGAAGACTCTTTCATGACAAGGGAGGAAGCAGAGTCAAAATTAATCAACGAAGTGAATCAGGTTTTAAAAGCTAAAAAAATCGTTCTTATGCCTACTCAATTGATCGGGACATCCCAGGAATTGTTAGTAACATTAGATCAATTCATAAGACAAAAGAAGATCAAAAAGTGCAAAATTTACATGGACGAAATACTAGCGGAAATTAATTCTATTCATGAATTCGATTCAGAGTTCCTTAACAAGGATCTGCATGGAAATATTATTTCAGACGAATATAACCCATTTCGATCAAAGTCGATTTCTCTAATTTCTGATATTGAAGGACAAGAATTGAAAACAGGTATAGTAATATATCCTTCATCGACGCTGAATTGTCACAAAACATTTGAATATCTAAAGAAAATAGCAACTGACCCAGATAATTTAATTATCTTTACCTCTAAACCGAATGAAACAAGCCTCGCCAGACAAATAATTGAAGGAAAGAAAATGCTTTCTATGGGCAGGGAACAAATTGAAGTAAGATGTAGGATTGAAAGCATCTATTCACTGAATTCACATTCTGATTTCAATCAGCTTAATGCCTATATTTCGCGCTTGAGGTCAAAACTTAAAAAAATAATTGTAAATCATGGCGAGAGATCTAAGGTACAAAATCTTTCAAGTTATTCGAGCAAAGTGCAAAATGTTCCTACTCAATATATGCTAAATCAAGAAGCTCTAAAATTATTGTAA
- a CDS encoding DEAD/DEAH box helicase, protein MKRENLEGKPLKPRISSNLIKLNDYSLTERLILDKFAKESFDRLTSIQEQSYRVIARRKNSLLVAPTGSGKTEAAIIPVISILSEEKNHQKKNNGIKCLYVTPQRSLNNDVLRRIVRYATAENLNVEIRHGDTPYSRRKKIVQHPPEILITTPESLGIILVNEKMGELLKSVQWVIVDEIHEIIPSKRGAYLSLALERLALYNSNFCRIGISATVGDIYATAKYLVGNKRKCAIIIDRTLRKYDLELKHIEGSIKEVSSYIVNYVSSNHPNSSVLLFTNTRDESEFLSTLLKSHTSLEVYIHHGSLSKDVREETEKLLRKGFVGIVVCTSSLELGLDIGSIDLVIHYGSPRQVSKLMQRIGRSRHSHHASAKGLIITNNYDDFIESLSIIHRVERGSIEDQIPHECALDVLAHNIVGAILQGKEKLDLKKLYEVFSTAFLFRSLTFFDFVDCINILSNNYILKFDREKNLLYRTRKSYLYYYENISTIPHVTKFEVIDSIANRRIGTLDQQFVGNYGEKGNVFVLRGSQWRILTVNEAKFQVYVEPLSGAPINIPYWVGEMIPVDHETAIQVGKIRRFMKSCRLSQMNVLKYVDKQLATRINDYLKPLKVIPDSDNVVVESVPSENLVVIHSTFGSKVNNTLGSLFSTFLSSKTGYEVEYRSDPYRILLSSANTRIRQIHIFSLFEDNFDIESVLIASFTGTYSANWKVWMVAKRFGIIDKNSVYDKRMARIIYERYRKTSISKESIRELIHDKYDIAATSVIIEKIKSGSIKLHWFDNSQFSGLSQPILSKSKKIVSSPQNMENGILELIYERLIKTKHKLICVRCALWERIYETNDVPEKLTCPYCKSRLITATFWKDTELKDIIRRKLMGGSLAKDEMNKFDRAWKLASLINNFGRLAIFVLSGHGIGVDTCARILRNYTDDRNLLKAIYEAEKQYVMTRGFWDN, encoded by the coding sequence ATGAAACGAGAAAACTTGGAAGGAAAGCCTCTAAAGCCAAGAATAAGCAGCAATTTGATAAAGTTGAATGATTATAGTCTAACAGAACGGTTAATTTTAGATAAATTTGCAAAGGAATCTTTTGATCGATTAACATCGATTCAGGAACAGTCTTACAGGGTTATCGCTAGAAGAAAAAATTCTCTACTGGTTGCACCCACAGGCTCAGGAAAAACCGAAGCTGCTATCATTCCTGTAATTAGTATTCTAAGTGAAGAAAAGAATCATCAAAAAAAAAATAATGGTATCAAGTGTTTATATGTTACGCCTCAGCGTTCTCTAAATAATGATGTCCTAAGAAGGATAGTTAGATATGCCACTGCAGAAAATTTGAATGTTGAAATCAGACATGGAGACACTCCATATTCTAGGCGTAAGAAGATTGTCCAGCATCCTCCGGAGATATTGATTACTACTCCAGAATCATTGGGAATAATACTAGTAAATGAAAAAATGGGTGAGTTATTGAAATCGGTACAGTGGGTCATTGTAGATGAAATTCATGAAATTATTCCTTCAAAACGTGGTGCCTATCTTTCCCTAGCATTGGAGCGTCTTGCATTATATAACTCCAATTTTTGCAGGATCGGAATTTCAGCTACTGTAGGAGATATATACGCTACGGCTAAATACCTTGTTGGGAACAAAAGGAAGTGTGCCATTATTATTGATAGAACATTACGTAAATATGATCTGGAACTGAAACATATCGAAGGTTCGATTAAAGAAGTCTCAAGTTATATAGTAAATTACGTTAGTAGTAACCATCCGAATTCTTCAGTTTTACTATTTACTAATACTCGTGATGAATCAGAATTTTTGAGTACCTTGCTTAAAAGTCATACTTCATTAGAAGTTTATATTCACCACGGTTCATTATCCAAGGATGTAAGAGAAGAGACTGAAAAATTACTTAGAAAAGGTTTTGTGGGAATTGTTGTATGTACCTCTTCATTGGAGCTTGGTTTGGATATAGGATCCATTGACCTTGTAATTCATTACGGATCACCAAGACAAGTTTCAAAATTGATGCAAAGGATTGGCCGTAGTAGGCATTCACATCATGCTTCGGCAAAGGGATTGATCATAACTAACAATTATGATGATTTTATCGAGTCTTTAAGCATCATTCATAGGGTGGAAAGAGGCTCGATTGAGGATCAAATCCCTCATGAATGCGCCCTAGATGTACTGGCACACAATATAGTGGGAGCCATTCTACAAGGTAAAGAAAAATTAGATTTGAAAAAACTTTACGAGGTTTTTTCAACAGCATTCCTATTCAGATCTTTGACTTTCTTTGATTTTGTTGATTGTATAAATATTTTATCTAACAATTACATCCTTAAATTTGACCGAGAAAAAAATCTATTATATAGAACAAGGAAATCGTATCTTTACTACTATGAGAATATTTCAACTATACCTCATGTGACAAAGTTTGAAGTAATTGATTCAATAGCTAACAGGAGAATAGGAACGTTAGATCAGCAGTTCGTGGGCAATTATGGTGAAAAAGGAAATGTCTTTGTATTGAGAGGTTCACAATGGAGAATCCTGACAGTTAACGAGGCAAAATTTCAAGTTTATGTCGAACCCCTTAGTGGTGCACCAATTAACATCCCTTATTGGGTGGGTGAAATGATTCCTGTTGATCATGAGACTGCCATACAAGTTGGCAAGATTAGAAGATTCATGAAATCATGCCGTTTATCTCAAATGAATGTGCTCAAATATGTTGACAAACAATTGGCCACACGAATAAATGATTACTTGAAACCGTTAAAAGTAATTCCTGATTCAGATAACGTTGTTGTAGAGTCGGTACCTTCTGAAAACTTGGTAGTTATACATAGTACTTTTGGATCCAAAGTAAATAATACTCTAGGATCGCTCTTTTCAACATTCTTATCTTCTAAAACCGGGTACGAGGTTGAGTACAGGTCAGATCCTTATAGAATTTTATTAAGCTCAGCAAATACCCGAATAAGGCAAATCCATATCTTTTCTCTATTTGAGGACAACTTTGATATCGAATCTGTATTGATAGCTTCTTTTACAGGTACTTATAGTGCCAACTGGAAGGTTTGGATGGTTGCAAAACGTTTTGGAATCATTGACAAGAACTCTGTTTATGATAAGAGGATGGCTCGTATTATCTATGAGAGATATCGTAAAACGTCGATTAGCAAGGAATCTATTAGAGAATTGATTCATGATAAATACGATATAGCAGCTACATCAGTCATTATTGAGAAAATCAAGTCTGGATCTATTAAGTTACATTGGTTCGATAATTCTCAGTTTTCTGGTCTGTCTCAACCAATATTGTCTAAATCAAAGAAGATCGTTTCATCACCTCAAAATATGGAAAATGGTATTCTTGAATTGATCTACGAGAGACTGATAAAAACTAAGCACAAGTTAATTTGTGTAAGATGTGCATTATGGGAACGTATTTATGAAACCAATGATGTGCCAGAAAAATTGACCTGTCCATACTGTAAATCAAGGTTAATCACAGCCACGTTTTGGAAAGATACTGAATTAAAAGATATTATCAGACGCAAGCTTATGGGGGGTAGTCTTGCCAAGGATGAAATGAATAAATTTGACAGAGCTTGGAAACTGGCCTCGTTGATCAATAATTTCGGTCGATTAGCAATCTTTGTTTTATCTGGTCATGGTATAGGTGTCGATACATGTGCCCGGATTTTGCGAAATTATACAGATGATCGGAATCTCTTGAAGGCGATCTATGAGGCAGAGAAACAATATGTGATGACAAGAGGATTTTGGGACAATTGA